One region of Flavobacterium sp. KACC 22763 genomic DNA includes:
- the hemA gene encoding glutamyl-tRNA reductase, whose protein sequence is MENNNVPKHLYFYSVGLSYKKADAEVRGQFSLDAVAKTRLLEQAKNEGIESLLVTSTCNRTEIYGFAEHPFQLIKLICDNSNGSVDAFQKVGFVYKNQEAINHLFRVGTGLDSQILGDFEIISQIKTSFTHSKSMGLANAFMERLVNAVIQASKRIKNETEISSGATSVSFASVQYILKNVEDISNKNILLFGTGKIGRNTCENLVKHTKNEHITLINRTKDKAEKLAGKLNLIVKDYSELHLELQKADVVVVATGAQNPTVDKAILNLKKPLLILDLSIPKNVHENVEELEGVTLIHMDYLSQLTDETLENRKLHIPAAEAIIEEIKEEFVTWMKGRKFAPTINALKEKLNAIKASELDFQSKKIADFNEEQAEIISNRIIQKITTHFANHLKDDDTMVDESIEWIEKVFKIKAS, encoded by the coding sequence TGAGTTATAAAAAAGCTGATGCTGAGGTTAGAGGTCAATTTAGTTTGGATGCTGTTGCTAAAACGCGATTGCTGGAACAAGCTAAAAACGAGGGAATCGAAAGTTTACTAGTTACTTCAACTTGCAACAGAACCGAAATCTACGGTTTTGCTGAACACCCATTTCAATTAATAAAACTTATTTGCGATAATAGTAACGGATCTGTAGATGCTTTTCAAAAAGTTGGTTTCGTTTACAAAAATCAAGAAGCAATCAATCACTTATTTCGTGTAGGAACTGGTTTAGATAGTCAGATCTTAGGCGATTTTGAAATTATATCTCAAATAAAAACCAGTTTTACGCATTCAAAATCAATGGGATTGGCCAACGCTTTTATGGAAAGATTGGTAAATGCAGTAATTCAGGCGAGCAAAAGAATTAAAAACGAAACGGAGATAAGCTCTGGCGCTACTTCAGTTTCTTTTGCATCTGTACAATATATTTTGAAGAATGTTGAAGATATCAGCAACAAAAACATTTTACTTTTTGGAACTGGAAAAATCGGAAGAAACACTTGCGAGAATTTAGTAAAACATACTAAAAACGAGCATATCACTTTAATAAACCGTACTAAAGATAAAGCAGAGAAATTAGCTGGAAAACTAAATCTGATTGTTAAAGATTACTCTGAATTGCATTTAGAGCTTCAAAAAGCCGATGTTGTAGTTGTTGCAACAGGCGCTCAAAACCCAACGGTTGACAAAGCGATTTTGAATCTTAAAAAACCTTTGTTGATTCTGGACTTGTCTATTCCGAAAAACGTTCATGAAAACGTAGAGGAATTAGAAGGTGTAACTTTAATCCACATGGATTATTTGTCTCAATTGACAGATGAAACTCTAGAAAACAGAAAATTACACATTCCGGCTGCAGAAGCGATCATCGAAGAAATCAAAGAAGAATTTGTTACTTGGATGAAAGGTCGAAAATTTGCTCCGACAATCAATGCTTTAAAAGAAAAATTAAACGCTATTAAAGCTTCTGAACTAGATTTTCAAAGTAAAAAAATCGCCGATTTTAATGAAGAACAAGCTGAAATCATCAGTAACCGAATCATTCAAAAAATCACTACACATTTCGCAAATCATTTAAAAGACGACGACACCATGGTTGATGAAAGCATCGAATGGATCGAAAAAGTCTTCAAAATAAAAGCATCTTAG
- a CDS encoding GxxExxY protein: MTKKEVTQLAYEITGFAIKVHKALGPGLLESIYEKCLKYELERNGYDVKQQLSVKIDYYDLEFESDLRIDLLVNDCVVVELKAIENLLPIHEAQLLTYMKLLQRPQGLLINFNTTNIAKSMKPLVNDHFARLID, from the coding sequence ATGACAAAAAAAGAGGTTACACAATTGGCTTATGAAATTACAGGTTTTGCTATAAAAGTGCACAAAGCTTTGGGACCTGGACTTTTAGAAAGCATATATGAGAAGTGCCTCAAATATGAATTAGAACGAAACGGATATGATGTAAAACAACAATTATCTGTTAAAATTGATTATTACGATCTTGAATTTGAATCAGATCTAAGAATAGATCTATTGGTTAACGATTGTGTTGTTGTTGAATTAAAAGCAATAGAAAACCTATTACCGATTCACGAAGCACAATTATTGACATATATGAAATTATTACAAAGACCTCAAGGACTATTAATAAATTTCAACACAACAAACATTGCAAAATCAATGAAACCTCTTGTGAATGATCATTTCGCAAGATTAATAGATTAA